The proteins below come from a single Vanessa tameamea isolate UH-Manoa-2023 chromosome 15, ilVanTame1 primary haplotype, whole genome shotgun sequence genomic window:
- the LOC113399178 gene encoding connectin-like, producing the protein MAPWGILTLICVTFIFVEARRYHQKRETKSHLCDPVFNNTNKIQCYCVKDSRKNELIKSADCYSTVDGISQDDPNWKNFDELKNVTKLTFTNTRGIQIKYIPKNALKHTNALLKLEVKYGNVAIIEPFAFANLSHVKEIILTDNQIRILKTNAFAHHADLATIGLDTNAIVEINRDVFIDLPSLEKIYLTSNKITTIHDRAFVHLTNLRELEIDRNNLFSLNSETFSGLKKLEKLDLSGNSLEVIGDNTFVPLKNLRSLNLEGNKIQMLDEKAFKGLSRLTSLSLAHNVLTEIDNNKIFDELKALSLMNLKGNQLKMLKPDVMAPIVKNFYSNVSSLNVEDNNFPCDCRLDWFVYLMNHTRSPHLKLSIENLKCTPSNELREKWMKTIEAEKSAQDQEDVEGVAGADYEYYDETQLNGNLFYTDLRFLLNCTDKVDNAPNVTPNMATEPINSSTVSIKVKETTVATKIVTPVTTHKPIKDTQLANRITPNQGILDLSMESSTTEAAGVNENKEENKEKKPNPYTTSRLATVSANPIEKKGYDDREMASDEAVPDKIKAHRSIQEMKDIRDHSASVANKNVVSVLVLMILCITFL; encoded by the exons GATCCAGTATTtaacaatactaataaaattcaATGCTACTGCGTCAAGGACTCTCggaaaaatgaattaataaaaagcgCTGATTGCTATTCAACAGTCGACGGCATTTCACAAGACGACCCTAATTGGAAAAattttgatgaattaaaaaacgtTACCAAACTAACGTTTACAAACACAAGAGGAATCCAGATCAAATATATTCCCAAGAATGCTCTTAAGCATACGAACGCTTTGTTAAAATTAGAAGTAAAATATGGCAATGTTGCAATAATTGAACCATTTGCTTTCGCCAATTTGAGTCACGTGaaggaaataattttaactgataATCAAATTaggattttaaaaactaatgcTTTTGCCCACCATGCAGATTTGGCTACAATCGGCTTAGACACAAATGCAATCGTGGAAATAAATAGAGACGTATTTATCGATTTGCCATCGCTCGAAAAGATTTATCTCACaagcaataaaataacaacGATTCACGACAGAGCCTTTGTACATTTGACAAACTTAAGGGAATTGGAAATTGatagaaataatttgtttagtttGAACAGCGAAACGTTTTCAGGATTGAAAAAGTTGGAAAAACTTGATCTAAGTGGCAATAGCTTAGAGGTTATAGGCGACAATACATTTGTGCCATTGAAAAATTTACGTTCATTGAATTTAGAAGggaataaaattcaaatgctCGATGAAAAAGCATTCAAAGGCCTATCGAGATTGACTTCTCTTTCGCTAGCACATAACGTGCTCACAGAAATCGATAATAACAAGATATTTGACGAACTGAAAGCTCTCTCATTGATGAATTTAAAAGGTAACCAACTAAAGATGCTTAAACCAGATGTGATGGCACCAATCGTGAAAAACTTTTACAGTAATGTCAGTAGTTTGAACGTTGAAG ataACAACTTCCCCTGCGATTGTCGACTCGATTGGTTCGTTTATTTAATGAACCATACTCGAAGTCCACACTTAAAACTAtcgatagaaaatttaaaatgcacTCCAAGTAATGAACTTCGAGAGAAATGGATGAAAACGATAGAGGCAGAAAAAAGTGCACAAGATCAGGAAGATGTTGAAGGTGTAGCAGGCGCCGACTATGAATACTACGACGAGACTCAACTAAATGGAAATCTTTTTTACACTGATCTAAGATTCCTTCTCAATTGTACTGATAAAGTCGACAATGCACCAAATGTAACACCAAATATGGCGACCGAACCAATCAATAGTTCTACTGTAAGTATTAAAGTTAAAGAAACCACCGTAGCTACTAAAATAGTCACTCCCGTTACCACACATAAACCTATCAAAGATACACAATTAGCGAATCGCATAACACCCAATCAAGGTATACTAGACTTATCAATGGAGTCTTCTACGACTGAGGCTGCTGGAGTTAATGAGAATAAggaagaaaataaagaaaaaaagccGAATCCATACACGACTAGTCGTCTAGCAACTGTTTCAGCTAATCCAATAGAGAAGAAGGGATACGATGATCGTGAGATGGCGTCGGATGAAGCGGTTCCAGATAAAATAAAGGCACATAGAAGTATTCAAGAAATGAAGGATATTAGAGATCATTCTGCCAGTGTTGCGAATAAGAATGTAGTATCCGTGCttgttttaatgatattgtgtattacatttttgtaa